The genomic stretch tgggtattttttctttcctgcatttaCACCCCATGCTTGTCCTGTTACAACATAACTTCTGATCTGCTTCATATCCATTTTCATCCACTTCCttagttttcttctgaagttttgaCCCTCCTCCAACTCCTTGTCCTCACATTACAGACATGCTCTAACAAACAAACATACCCTATGTTGACTCCCATTGCTATTTCCAGCACTAACGCTTCCCTCCTCAATGTGCTGCTTACACTTACTGTCcagttttcctcctctcctgctcaaTGTAGACTTCTAAGCCAGATAACACCAATACCCAGCTAAAATTACCCTCACTAATATCCGTCCAAGACAAAACTCAAAACCCACACTCCTTCATTCTTCTTGATCATTTTTGTCACTACCAACCCTGTTACTTAACCTCAACTCTCATCTGCATTTAGCCTCTTTGGGCTCTTTTACTCTCCTCCTTCTGACCACAAACATAAACCAACCTTACACAAGGAGAATTTACTACAACCCTACaaatctttcctgaaaaaaaccacatatttCTTCCAATACACTGTCTACCCATCACTGCCTATGCTGGGGGTCAGGATGGTCTGACTGATTTCTTGTGCTCCCCCTTGCGTCTGCAGTCAGACTCAGACTGCCAACTTttgagaaaaagcttttttattttgtgtctgGCCTAGCCTCAACACTACAGTTTCCCAGTGTCttggaaatgcaaataaacaaGGGTACACACTCCTTTTACAAAGTTGGTCTCCTGTAGTGTTTCAAGCTGGCTATTCACACATCAAAGCATGATGCAGTCACTAatctcttttgaaaatgtagatCTAGGCTATTACTTTTAGCTCAGAATTTTGGGAACAAATTCCAGTGTCTTTATGCTATGTCAGCAGTACAGAGCACCCACAAACTCAGCCTAGAAAGCCAGCTAATCCTTCCCAAGCTGCCAAGATCTAAGGAAGATAAGGCTTAAAAGCTGGCTTTCAATaattcagaaaggaaatctTGCATTTTCAGAACTATTTTAACCATTTCTCTATGAAAGTATCAGTAACTATTCTGAATATAGAACACCAAACACCAACTAACTGTATGAAAAGCCAAAgttcctttcactttttttcaatGACATTTCCATGTCATTTCCATGTCATTCCATAGCAGAAATGCTCTATCCTCAAGTTTGGAGGTATGGGTGGAGCTAGCAATAAGTTCCTTACAGGAACATTCAAACTCGTACAGTAAGTCGCATAAAAAGCCTCATTGTCATACATAGGAAAGATCCAAAACAGGCATTTGGagcaaaaaatcaaacaaatgaAGAATAACCCTCAGAGTAGCAGACACATATCCTGGTCCAGCCCTGCTTTTGTTAAAACTGTTTGGAAGCTGAGCATATCCTGGAAATAGACATCTGGGCTCACGGAAGGGAAGGCGGAAGCAGAAAAAGTGGCTATTCACTTTTTACGCActgctttctttaaatactGGGACTCTTGAGTAAGCAGTATTACTGCTACAGAAATATCTATCAAACCAAAGAGCCTCTGTGGAGTGGGATGATGATGCACAACAATAACTTCAAAAACTAACTGGAATTCTTATGATAAAGacttcattaaaatgtaatttaaaaaatttaaatgagctttaaaatataaaacaacaaTTTAAATGAGTTAAAACAAAGATGGTGGGGGCGTGGCAGGCAAATTACCCTTTCAGGCTAGACCCCACCACCATAGCctcactcccctccctccccagtaGCATCCCACTGCCACTCTCCCACCTCTCACTCACCATACACCAGCCAGCGGGGCACTAGCTGACACCAGAGTGCACACACTGAGACCTTATCAGTCTGGACAGTCGGGCAGCAACTGTGAGCACCACCATCCCACGGGTCTGTATGGAACCAGCAGTAGAAGCCCTGAGACATTAAAGTGATATTTACCTTCCTGTGAAAAGAGGAGACACCAGACCTGGTGAGTGAagtacaaggaagaaaaaggaaaggtcCAGGGTACACACGTTAAACAATACTCCACTCATCTCACAGTCTAATTCTAGGGATCCCCTATGCCTCCTGTTTGCACCTGCTTTCAGTCCTTGCTCAGGGTAAAGCTCTCTTTCAGGGGatctctcttcccctttcttAGAAGCTGCGGAAAGGCTCCATCTGCTCAGGATGGCCAAGGTGCAAAGGGTACTCCTGGAAGTTAAAGCTGTCATCCACTTCCCAGAGCTGAGGTACATGAGAAGAGACCTCTACCTCAACAGACCTAAGTGCAGCAGAGGGCAAGAGACGGCAGATCAAATTTACAGTCTCATTGACTCGTGCTAACAAACACGTCAGTGAGAAGAGATTTGCTGTCCTGAAGAGAATGTCTCTTCGTGGAATGGCCAATCTTTTAGCACCTACATTAAGATGAGTCCTATTTCCATTATTGATACCATATTACCAAATCAAAGTAGACCCCATTACCCTATGCATTACTCAGTATAACATTGTCCTAGGGGCACATATTAGTGCCTTTTTAAGGCAAGCTCCTAGGTATGCATCTACAACTTGCTGCATTGGCTTTCATGTAATTATTCCACACAACAAAGTCACCCAACACTGATCATAAGCTCTTGCTTTCTTATGAGGGTCACCCAGAAAGAACAagagagaaacaagagaaaCTAGTGAGGGAGCCATGTAATCTTCACTTGAAACTCAAATGTTTCCCTAAGAACCAAACACTGAATGAAGACAGGGTTTCACTCAGCCTTTACTCTTTCACATCTGGTGTGAGTCAAGCAACTTAAGCGTGCCTGGGCACGTGCTTCCCTGtgtcccttctcctccctccctccctcattGGGGACTGACTGCAACTCTTGTGAGGGTCTGACCTTGCAGGGTTGAAACGAGGGTGCAACGCAGGAAGGCACATTGTCTCCTCTTTGGGAAAGCCAGGTCCTTGAGCATGCTGGGGTATTTAAAGAACTCAATGCCTGCAAGTTCACAGTGTATCAAACATGAACCAGCTCTTTATCCTTGACTCAGAGAGGTCTAGCCCATTTCTGGTTACCAACGCACACGAAGATAGCACCATCGTACCACCTCCCAAACTGACCCAACGGCCATCTCTGGTGACCTTTGTTGCAGGGCAGGACACCTGCACCAGGGTGCCTGCCCAGCATCCACGTCCCCCTCACCCTCCACAGTGTGAATCCATGCACACGAAGTCAAGGCTGAAAGCACTCTTGCTTCTTCGAGTTGACTTCAGTCAACAAGTTGACTGGTCACCTCACCCAGACCTCTCCGGTCAAGCTTTCTGCTCCCAGCACTGGCCTCTGGCCTGCACGAAATAGTTAATGTTGCCTGAGGTACTCCTGCCAGCTTCCTTAGTCCCCTCCTGTGCCTCCCGGGAGCTATTAATACAGCAGGCACATGCTCTGACATAGCGTTCCCCGGCAGTGACCAGATAACTTTAATTTGCCCTTTAAACGTCCCGAGCTCAGTGGCCCTCGCGGTCCCTCCAGGGGAACATGGCGGCGCTGCCCCGCGCCCCCGGCGGGGGCGGGCTCGGAGGGGTCCCAGCCAATGCCCGTGCCCCAGGGGGACACCTCCTCCTATCGCGAGAGGCCGCGGGGTATAAGAAGAGCGGCGCGGGACACGGGGCCATTTGGCCGGCGGTGTGCGGGGGCGGCCGGGTGGGGAGGTGCGCGGCTCGTTGGCTGTCTCCGGGCAGGGGGTGTCGGACCGGCTCCCAGCATGGGTGACCAAGCGCTCAGCTTCCTCAAGGACTTTTTGGCCGGTGGGGTCGCTGCCGCCATCTCCAAGACGGCTGTCGCCCCCATCGAGAgggtgaagctgctgctgcaggtgagGAGGcggtgggggctggggggggggggggggcattggTGGGAGCCCGGCGGGGCTGCGCCACAGGTGGGTGCCGGCGCGGCGGGCCCTGGCCGGCGTGACTAAATATGGGAAGGAGCTCGGCCGGCTCCGGTTACGCAGGAGCTGGCCGGGCCCTTCAGCACCGCCTCGGGGGAGCGGGAGCCGGGCCAGACAGCGGGGCAGGCCCCATTCTGCCCTTCAACTGGCCACCGTGCGGGGTCACCCCTGCAGTGTCCCTCTCTCTGCCCTCCcacccttcctccttcttctctgtaCAGGTCCAGCATGCCAGCAAACAGATCACGGCGGAGAAGCAGTACAAGGGCATCATCGACTGCATAGTCCGCATCCCCAAGGAGCAAGGCATCATCTCCTTCTGGAGAGGCAACTTGGCCAATGTCATCCGGTACTTCCCCACCCAGGCCCTCAACTTTGCCTTCAAGGACAAGTACAAGCAGATCTTCCTGGGGGGAGTGGACAGACACAAGCAGTTCTGGCGCTACTTCGCAGGGAATCTGGCATCTGGGGGTGCTGCGGGAGCCACCTCCCTCTGCTTCGTCTACCCGCTGGATTTCGCCAGGACCCGGCTGGCGGCTGATGTGGGCAAAGGAGTCAGCGAGAGAGAGTTCACTGGGCTGGGCGACTGCATCGTCAAGATCTTCAAGTCTGACGGCTTGAAGGGCCTGTACCAAGGATTCAGTGTGTCTGTCCAGGGCATCATCATCTACAGAGCAGCCTATTTTGGGGTTTATGACACGGCCAAGGGTAAGAAGTGCATAGAGAAGTGACTGCAAGGGGAGCGCTCTAGGGCATTTGGCGGTACAGGGACAAGCAGGGCTTGGCTCAGCCCCAGTTCAGGGCGCTAGTGCTAGGATATGCATAGgtgtttctgaaatgcattcCTGCTTGCCTCAACTtgctgctctgagcagaagCCTTGGGtttgctgtgtgttttcagatactttccagtttctttgtctgttttaaGGCTTGTATGGTAGCTTGTTACTCATTGCAGCTTGACACAAGTGTAGGAGAGTTCTGCAGGAGAGACCTTTTGGACAGGGAGCATGAAGAGGGCCTAGATTCCAAAATCCAACAGTGCTATAGACTTGTTTAACTCGTAGTACTTGTTAATAGTCAAATACGGATGAAAGGAGAAGTTGTGGGCTTGATTGAGTTAACTTGATTGAATGACTCCTGGGGTTTGTAGGGGACTGTTCCTTCCACAGTCATCTTTCCCACAACCCTTTGCCTCTGTACTGACTCTCCTCGTTTGTTCTTGATGGCAGGTATGTTGCCTGATCCAAAGAATGTGCATATCGTAGTGAGCTGGATGATTGCCCAGACTGTCACTGCAGTAGCAGGGCTGGTTTCTTACCCTTTTGATACTGTGCGACGTAGGATGATGATGCAGTCTGGCCGAAAGGGAGGTAAGTGTAACTGTTCCTATGGTATTCTGGCAGCAGAAAGTATCTCTTTATTGATGTATGATGGGAGATGCTGGGTACTTTGTCTTATGCAAAACTAATAACCTTCCTACTGGAATCCTTAGAGCTATGGGAAACACATTGCTGGTTATTTCTGTCATCTTCAGTTAGGAGGCTGAGAGttgatttgttttgatttccatGTGGAGAATTAAAATTACTGTTAATGAATTGACTACTTTAAATTCTTGGCTATAGTTTGCTTATTCCTTGttgttataaaaatatgaaagttgAAACAGACTTGCTGCATAACTTCAAGCCTTCTGacctttttgtctgttttcacaGCTGATATTATGTACAAGGGCACAATTGATTGCTGGAAGAAGATAGCTAAAGATGAAGGATCCAAAGCGTTCTTCAAAGGTGCCTGGTCGAATGTGTTGAGAGGCATGGGTGGAGCTTTTGTATTAGTACTTTATGATGAAATCAAGAAATATGTCTAAAACTTAACATCACAATGTAGTTCAATTGTTCTCAatcaacttttttaaaaatagattactGTGATGTAATGgacaacaaaatatttcctagggaaacagaataaaatttgaGTAACATATCTGGTTGAGATGAGGatgcattaattaaaaattgtccACTACATCACAGTTACATTTTGTATGAAAATTCCTCCAACATTTGTATTGGAACCTTGTGTATATATTATACCTTAAATTTCAGGTAATACATTTTGTCTAGAGACAAGACTTAGGTGGGCTATACCTAGTTTAAAATCTAATATTGTGAACTCTCAATAGAATGAGATCTTCAGAAATACCTATTGTACTAAGTAATGTCTCTAGCTACCCAACATTTATAACATGAATTAAAgtcatgttttcttctaaagctgtatttttttaatatggtatTAAGTGAAAAGTATGTCTGAAACTATAAACTATACTAAAGCACCAGGCTGAGTTCCTAACTGCAGCCTCTTCACTGGCAAATTATACAATCATATGGTTGAAACCATAATCTGTTTTTTCAAACGTACTTGAATATGGAAATAGTGTTTCAAAAATTCCCCTGTATCTTCACAAAGCAAAATGTTGTCTGCTCTGATGTTCAATTGaactaaaactgaaataatgaaataaattaatatattaatgatCTTTTCACTGTTGTTTTCAGTACACTGAACACATTACAAGTACATGTCCTTTAAGGCAATGTGCTAATCAGCATACTATCAGTGATTGGTACTAAGCCTCTTGAATGTTTTTCAACAGAGCTTTAGGTAGGTGGAATGGCTATTGATAATTCTccaacagcaaaaccaagtgGATTCAGCTTGAGGATGCTGCAGCCAGTTGTCTTACAGAAACTATAATACATATAATTTTAGCTGCTTTGATAATTCATGTGTATTACCCTTAACTTTGAAGTAAGTGTGTCTTCATATGATAGTGAAGTTGTTGCTACTTACTAGATTTGAAAAAGTAGTCTGGAATGGAACACTTCTGAGTTTTAACAGCTATACTTTCAACTATACCATTATTATTAACAACTTGAGCTATTAATTACCAGTGAGATCAGAACATGCTCAATACAGACTCTTTAAACTTTAGCTGTTGTGTAGTGGTGAACTCACTGAAGAATAGGTTCCCTGATTAGGCAAAGCATGGAGAGTGACTTGTGTCCCTTTCAGTGGTTCTGTTAGACTCTGTATAAACCAATGTTTGTTATGTATCCACCTGGGAGAATGGGGTAAGACTAAGCAAGTAATATTCaaataagcttttatttcagctgcatcttctgtgaagaaataaGGTGCCCTTGTGGATTTTTgataaaaattctgtaataccTGCTATTTCTAGTGCCTTAGGGTGAAAAAGAACTGTGGAAACCTATGTTGGAATTGTATTAGCTGTACTTGAAGGTGAAAGGGTGACTAGTTACACAGCTGGCAATTCCATATTGAATATaagctgggcaaggaatggattgaaagcagccctaaggacttgggggtattgattgatgagaagctcaacatgagctggcagtgtgtgcttgcagtccAGAgaaccagctgtgtcctgggctgcatcaaaagaggaggtgtgaccagcaggttgagggacgtgatcctgcccctctacttcactcttgtgagaccccacctggagtactgtgtccagctctgggggccccagtacaggagagacatggagctgttggagagagtccagaggagggccacgaagctgatcagagggatggagcacctctcctgtggggacaggctgagagagttgggattgttcagcctggagaaaaggcggctctggggagatctaattgtggcttaccagtacctgaagggggcctacaggaaagatggtgagggactgtttatcagggagtgtagtgacaggacaaggggtaatgggtttaagctgaaggaggggtcgatttagatcagatgttagaaagaaattctttgctgttagagtggtgaggcactggcacaggttgcccagagaggtttgtggaggccccatccctggaaatgtttaagaccaggttggatggggctttgggcaacgtggtctagtggagggtgtccctgcccatagcagggagggttggaactagatgatctttaaggtcccttccaacccaaaccattctatgatatgattctatgaatataaACTGAAATAGATGATGCCTAAATGGAACAAGTCTCCCCAAAAGAATGTATTTGTGGATACTATCTTCATTAACATTGCATATGGCTCTCAGAACTATCCAGTTACTCCCATGGACTGGAAGATTTTCATAATTGAGAATACATATGAGAACTCCGGATTAACCAGTTTTGTGAGTAGCAGTAAATAGAGAGCTAAGAGATTGACATTTTGATTAGTTCCAAGTTCTGTGCTTTGACTTTCAGTTATCCCTTTCctgtatttgaaattaatttgttgcCAGATGCAGGTAGTCCTAACTGTGTCACTTAGTATGATCGGTATCTGTAGTGTCTGCTACAGATTCAGACCAGCAGCTCCATTCTCCCAGAAGGCAGATACAAGCTACTAAAACAGTATTTGGAAGCAACATCTATCCACCTGGAGAACTGaaacatttagagaaaaaaaaggtcaaaaaatgatagtctatttttaaattacctaaatttaattatttttgtcttttaaccTGTCCTGATCATTTCATCTCCCTTCTTTCATGGTTACTATCTTAGACACATTTCTAGCTAGTTGGTCTGTTTTCCCACTAATAAATAACCAAGGTTGCAACTTGTTGGACTGCAAGTTTATACAGAAAATCTTtctactgtttttttcaaagtgcttATTGCAGTAGTCTTAGTCAAAAGCTTTACCTACCTGCTTCtgccctttctcttccttttctccttcctccacacATTCCTAATAGTTCCTTATGAGAAGCCTGCTAACGCACTGCAACTATTCATTTCATGTTTACCTTGCTGACAAGGTTGCATATGTTTTAGAGAAGGTCTAAGTTGGCTACAAGATACCAGAAAGGACAGATTGTAATACACAGAGGTACCAAACCTTGGGGAGGGAAGCAATaagaggaagcaaaagaaatttctgaTGAGTGTAGATGAAAGAAGTTACTACATGCCAGggaataaaaaaggcaaaaaacaaaGGAGTAGTAAAGGCTATTAAAAGGGAGAGTGAGGAGTATTAATACAGGAAGAGTCCACTGGAAGAAGAGAcaatatgtaaaataatacataCGGAAAACACAGGTAAGTAGCTCTGTATTTCTGCTTGAACACTTATGCAAGTGCACACCCTGTGGCAGATTCCAGGCAGTACTTTCCCTAAAGATACTTGGTGTAAGACTTTGAAACTCAGTGAAATAACCATTGActtgaaagcagctctgcactgaGTCTGTGGCACTCAGCATCATACTTGCTGAAAGTGTAACCTAAAATCCAGCTgtcagctctgcaaagctggaATGTAGAAGGCTTTGCAGATAGTGTCCAGTTGCTATTTGAACTCCAGTCAAATAAACCTTGGTTGTCACAGACAATTGATACCACTGCCCCAATCCTTTTGTACCTTTGCAATAGTCACAGAAAAACTATGCAGGCAAAAGCCTGCATCAAAACCATTACTCCCTTTTAACAGGGAAACCTGCCCTGAATAGCCTGGTAATATATCCTACTAATACAGACAGACAAAGCCCACCTACCATGCAGCATATACTGTACTGCCCAGCTCTGAAAGGACACAACCTGGGGAGGGAACCAAGGTGCATTGACCTTTCGGATGAGATGAGTTAGGAACTTCAGGTGAGTCTGAAAGATAAACCTGTCTCTAAAGAGTGTAGCCTACTGCACAGAGGGGGAGAAGCCATGACAGCAGACTGAACCTTCCCTGCCTTTCTGAAGGTGATAtcctctgctctctgccctATTCTTTTCATGGAAGAACCTGCCATCAGTTCTCTGAAAGCCACAAGGAAGAGTTTAAGACATGGTGAGAAGCatagcagaagggaaaaacctTGCTAAGTTGTTCAAAACCCAGAACAACACTCTGTTTGCAGGGGTGCCACAGTTACAGTTATTGGATAATCTCAGCTGGAGATCAAGAGTCCCACTAGCCAGCCTAGGATGGCAGGGAAAGAAGCATCATGCCCCAGGTGGCAAACCACAGCCACCTGTGTTCCCCTTGTGAAGTCTCTCTCactttacagcagaaaaaatatctcaataGCATGGTTCTAGTCCTAAGAGCCACTGTGCGGAAAGAACGGagaccccttttttttttttccaagctctgACCACATATAATACAGCGGAGAGAACTGTGGGTTTTGTATGCAATTAGAGCCCAGAACAAAAGTCATAGAGAACAGCATTTTAGGACTTCGAAGTGAGTAAGACAGGTGGTCCTGGAAACAGAAGTGACAACTACAAGGATCAATGTTGCAAAATCCTGTCTCATCTTGGAAAAGAGCTACCAGGAGACATACAGTGGCTTTCTTGACCAAGGTATTAGAACCATGCATCCTGAAGACAAACCAGATCTGCATCACAAGCGTTAGCAATACCTGCCAGTATCTGAAACAGGATGACCTCAACATCATTTCAGTCCTGGAAGATGGCTCCACATGCagctttatatttctgtattttctcattcaTCAGATGACAATGACATAGTTCATCCACAACTTTGCTCATGTCACCTATGCAGACAGGGATGCATCATCACTCCCTGGTCTTCTCATATAGTCAATGATC from Balearica regulorum gibbericeps isolate bBalReg1 chromosome 4, bBalReg1.pri, whole genome shotgun sequence encodes the following:
- the SLC25A4 gene encoding ADP/ATP translocase 1 encodes the protein MGDQALSFLKDFLAGGVAAAISKTAVAPIERVKLLLQVQHASKQITAEKQYKGIIDCIVRIPKEQGIISFWRGNLANVIRYFPTQALNFAFKDKYKQIFLGGVDRHKQFWRYFAGNLASGGAAGATSLCFVYPLDFARTRLAADVGKGVSEREFTGLGDCIVKIFKSDGLKGLYQGFSVSVQGIIIYRAAYFGVYDTAKGMLPDPKNVHIVVSWMIAQTVTAVAGLVSYPFDTVRRRMMMQSGRKGADIMYKGTIDCWKKIAKDEGSKAFFKGAWSNVLRGMGGAFVLVLYDEIKKYV